The following coding sequences are from one bacterium window:
- a CDS encoding aspartate 1-decarboxylase, with amino-acid sequence MFRIWCRSKISNAKLTGVELEYEGSITLPPELIKAADMLPGERVQVVNMNNGDRLETYIIEGSPGSDDILLNGPAARRGMPGDRVMILSYAIGVDNEVGPPKVLFLNGHNKPTQKE; translated from the coding sequence ATGTTCAGAATTTGGTGCCGTTCTAAGATATCGAACGCAAAACTTACCGGTGTCGAACTTGAATACGAAGGAAGTATAACTTTACCTCCAGAACTCATTAAAGCCGCAGACATGCTACCCGGTGAGCGCGTCCAGGTCGTCAATATGAACAATGGCGACAGGCTCGAAACATACATAATCGAAGGATCGCCGGGGTCCGACGATATCCTGCTTAATGGCCCGGCAGCCAGGCGCGGTATGCCGGGAGATAGAGTTATGATTCTCTCGTATGCTATCGGCGTGGATAACGAGGTTGGACCGCCTAAGGTTCTATTTCTTAATGGCCACAATAAACCTACTCAAAAGGAATAA